A DNA window from Acropora palmata chromosome 12, jaAcrPala1.3, whole genome shotgun sequence contains the following coding sequences:
- the LOC141859406 gene encoding serrate RNA effector molecule homolog isoform X2 gives MGDSDDEYDRRRARDKFRRERSDYTDRRRDREDRSSRRDDWSDRRREPSWENRRRGDYRGEFDRGRRDSAGRHHEMSPPMKRVRRDWDEPYHTSSDYNVPYGGVPAPHNTWPQPEVQHMPASQQDARQQQQPRPDVEPLQGPQGGHHAPAMMTFKQFLNAQDDNIGDEEAFNKYQEYKLEFRKTQMSDFFQQHKGEEWFRTKYHPKEAAIRQREFKKAMKRRLFVFLNLLKSGRVDSLSLDIDNSDAIMKLLDSVVIKLEGGTESDLAVLDRPPSPLPEEQRHSSSNPVMSPREDDVADSSADSQKEGTVAASTGLQSTLKDNDRDPIAETGPVSPSSVPLPSEPPPTWAKAAATKKKENEDVTMMSVTNPTPEQQQLQQQAQQYYQQQQLYYQQQHYGSYDPQQTQQQAFAQDKQQVPQTSQPQSDQADQQQADKKDDEPKKKRKRRHREPYYYDAMDDDESETESESDSEPEPAPPGEEMSPVETGKDEELLPPGVEAEAPSIDEDLLPPGTDGVEPSQVETSMQLPTSSSNAEKQPGVSSSPDDKPDSGEPAVGSTQPEMSTCGNGEVTEGGASAELITSVKPETSDDAAVDSTQDQHTKENKQTFPAETSSVAAGVESVVSSHEKDADQVDSSNNGVGTATKREDVEMVPESSSEAQEKVVTHPAVSSMQAESSDVATATPSTQNSNEVDSNKVEEQNEDSNKVAERKEAVEETTPVKEVLKENKEAVEEEKEKDTAEEGGEEGEQMETDEAKEVAVASGPRALHKTFSLFMRSVPPNISKADIAAVCKRFAGYLRVALSDPSPDRKFFRRGWITFDRSVSIKEICWDLNNIRLKDVELSPVVNRDLSRRVRPVAGAATAKQVIRDDIKLAAKLIRELDKKAALYEKESREETEAREKAEKEAAEKTEEGEECEAKPTEEVEMPDLPNQNPIIASLSQDATEEEEGEEMELMGTASQGENEEKSEVDLSRDNGLLRVLDRMILYLRVVHSLDYYNGSDYPYEDEMPNRCGIIHVRGQTPDKCTLVEVQEWQKGLNQKLEPFLQQKESLKDEEIVKLGKKDPEAETEKFVEANTQELAKDKWLCPLSGKKFRGPDFVRKHIFNKHMDKVEAVRMEAEFFNSYLSDPKRPHVPEAPAAQRLGPGNQMGQIYGHQHAQGVMGWGPRPQMMMYGPRAPYTPPSYGGYGHEMYGRGHTFPPKPRRGFHRDPRQLVQYKDLDAPDDAEPF, from the exons ggATGAGCCTTATCACACCTCCAGTGATTACAATGTCCCATATGGAGGCGTTCCCGCACCTCATAACACATGGCCGCAGCCAGAGGTTCAACATATGCCAGCATCACAGCAGGATGCAAGACAGCAGCAACAGCCAAG ACCTGATGTAGAACCCCTGCAGGGACCCCAAGGTGGCCATCATGCTCCAGCCATGATGACATTCAAACAGTTCTTAAATGCACAAGATGACAACATCGGTGATGAAGAAGCTTTCAACAAGTACCAAGAGTACAAACTGGAATTTCGAAAAACTCAAATGAGCGATTTCTTCCAACAACACAAGGGAGAAGAATG gttCCGCACGAAATACCATCCTAAGGAGGCAGCAATTCGTCAAAGGGAatttaagaaagcaatgaaacGGCGGCTGTTTGTCTTTCTGAATTTGTTGAAATCAGGAAGAGTTGACAGTTTGTCGTTGGACATTGATAACTCGGATGCTATTATGAAACTTCTTGATTCAG ttGTTATAAAACTGGAAGGGGGTACTGAAAGTGATCTGGCAGTTTTGGACCGCCCACCATCACCTCTACCGGAAGAGCAAAGACATTCCTCATCTAACCCAGTGATGTCTCCACGTGAAGATGATGTTGCAGATTCATCAGCAGATAGCCAAAAGGAAGGCACTGTGGCTGCATCAACAGGTCTGCAAAGCACACTGAAGGACAATGACAGGG ATCCCATCGCTGAGACTGGCCCTGTGTCACCCTCTTCAGTGCCTCTTCCTTCAGAGCCTCCACCCACATGGGCAAAAGCAGCAGCCacaaagaagaaggagaatgAAGATGTGACCATGATGTCAGTGACAAATCCGACCCCTGAACAGCAGCAGCTGCAGCAACAGGCCCAGCAGTACTATCAGCAACAGCAACTTTATTATCAACAGCAG CATTATGGGAGCTATGATCCACAGCAAACCCAGCAACAAGCATTTGCACAGGACAAGCAACAAGTACCACAGACATCTCAGCCACAATCGGATCAGGCAGACCAACAGCAAGCTGATAAAAAG GACGATGAgcccaaaaagaaaaggaaacgaCGTCATAGGGAGCCTTACTATTACGATGCTATGGATGATGACGAGAGCGAGACTGAGTCGGAATCAGATTCAGAACCCGAGCCAGCCCCTCCAGGGGAAGAAATGTCACCTGTGGAGACTGGTAAGGATGAAGAACTGCTGCCACCAGGGGTGGAGGCTGAGGCACCAAGCATAGATGAGGACTTACTTCCGCCGG GAACTGATGGAGTTGAGCCCAGTCAAGTGGAAACAAGCATGCAGCTGCCAACAAGCTCATCGAATGCCGAAAAACAGCCTGGCGTCTCTTCGTCACCTGATGATAAACCAG ATTCTGGTGAGCCTGCCGTTGGGTCAACTCAGCCAGAGATGAGCACTTGTGGCAATGGCGAGGTAACTGAAGGAGGGGCTTCCGCCGAACTCATCACTTCAGTGAAACCTGAGACATCAG ATGATGCAGCGGTAGATTCGACTCAAGACCAGCACACgaaagaaaacaagcaaaccTTCCCTGCAGAGACCAGCAGTGTTGCTGCTGGAGTGGAGAGCGTGGTTTCTTCACACGAAAAGGATGCCGACCAGGTAGACAGCAGCAATAATGGCGTCGGGACAGCGACGAAACGTGAGGATGTCGAAATGGTCCCTGAATCCAGCAGTGAGGCCCAGGAAAAAGTGGTGACACATCCAGCAGTGTCATCCATGCAGGCAGAGTCATCGGACGTAGCAACTGCGACACCATCCACTCAG AATTCAAACGAAGTCGATTCTAATAAAGTGGAAGAACAAAACGAAGACTCTAACAAAGTTGCTGAAAGGAAAGAAGCTGTTGAAGAAACGACTCCGGTCAAAGAAGTCCTAAAAGAGAACAAAGAAGCTGtcgaagaagagaaagaaaaagataccGCCGAAGAAGGCGGAGAGGAAGGCGAGCAAATGGAAACAGACGAAGCAAAGGAGGTGGCTGTCGCATCTGGGCCGCGTGCATTACACAAGACATTCTCTTTATTCATGAGAAGTGTGCCACCCAATATCTCCAAGGCCGATATTGCTGCT GTTTGTAAGAGATTTGCGGGTTATCTTCGAGTGGCTCTTTCAGATCCCAGTCCAGATAGAAA ATTTTTTAGGCGTGGATGGATCACTTTTGACCGAAGCGTCAGCATAAAAGAGATTTGTTGGGACTTGAATAACATTCGG CTGAAAGACGTGGAACTCAGTCCAGTAGTCAACAGGGATTTGTCTCGGCGTGTTCGGCCGGTAGCTGGCGCTGCAACAGCCAAACAAGTGATACGAGATGACATCAAACTCGCAGCGAAGTTGATCCGCGAACTTGACAAGAAAGCGGCACTTTACGAGAAAGAAAGCAGAGAAGAGACTGAGGCGAGAGAAAAGGCTGAGAAAGAGGCTGCCGAG AAAACCGAAGAAGGCGAGGAATGCGAAGCTAAGCCCACTGAAGAGGTAGAGATGCCAGACCTTCCCAACCAAAATCCTATCATAGCCTCGCTTTCACAAGACGCGACCGAGGAGGAAGAAGGCGAAGAGATGGAGCTCATGGGAACAGCCTCACAAGGGGAGAACGAGGAGAAGTCAGAGGTGGACTTGTCACGTGACAACGGCCTGCTTCGTGTATTGGATCGTATGATTCTGTACCTTCGTGTGGTTCATTCGCTGGATTATTACAATGGATCGGATTATCCTTACGAAGATGAGATGCCCAATCGCTGCGGGATTATACATGTGCGAGGACAAACGCCGGACAAATGCACGCTTGTTGAAG TTCAAGAGTGGCAAAAAGGCTTGAACCAAAAGCTTGAGCCGTTCTTGCAGCAAAAAGAATCGCTTAAAGACGAGGAGATTGTCAAACTCGGCAAGAAAGATCCGGAGGC TGAAACGGAGAAATTCGTTGAGGCGAATACGCAAGAGTTGGCCAAAGACAAATGGCTTTGTCCTTTGAGTGGAAAGAAATTCCGTGGACCCGACTTTGTTCGCAAACATATCTTCAACAAACATATGGATAAAGTGGAAGCCGTTAGAATGGAG GCGGAATTCTTTAATAGCTACTTGTCAGACCCTAAGCGACCTCACGTACCGGAAGCCCCTGCCGCTCAGCGACTGGGGCCTGGGAACCAGATGGGGCAAATCTATGGACACCAGCACGCGCAAGGCGTCATGGGATGGGGACCCAGGCCCCAAATGATGATGTACG GCCCCCGCGCTCCCTATACTCCGCCGAGCTATGGAGGATATGGACACGAGATGTACGGCAGAGGACACACGTTCCCGCCGAAACCGCGCAG AGGCTTCCATCGTGACCCAAGACAGCTTGTCCAGTATAAAGACCTAGATGCACCAGATGATGCGGAGCCGTTTTAA
- the LOC141859406 gene encoding serrate RNA effector molecule homolog isoform X1 yields MGDSDDEYDRRRARDKFRRERSDYTDRRRDREDRSSRRDDWSDRRREPSWENRRRGDYRGEFDRGRRDSAGRHHEMSPPMKRVRRDWDEPYHTSSDYNVPYGGVPAPHNTWPQPEVQHMPASQQDARQQQQPRPDVEPLQGPQGGHHAPAMMTFKQFLNAQDDNIGDEEAFNKYQEYKLEFRKTQMSDFFQQHKGEEWFRTKYHPKEAAIRQREFKKAMKRRLFVFLNLLKSGRVDSLSLDIDNSDAIMKLLDSVVIKLEGGTESDLAVLDRPPSPLPEEQRHSSSNPVMSPREDDVADSSADSQKEGTVAASTGLQSTLKDNDRDPIAETGPVSPSSVPLPSEPPPTWAKAAATKKKENEDVTMMSVTNPTPEQQQLQQQAQQYYQQQQLYYQQQHYGSYDPQQTQQQAFAQDKQQVPQTSQPQSDQADQQQADKKDDEPKKKRKRRHREPYYYDAMDDDESETESESDSEPEPAPPGEEMSPVETGKDEELLPPGVEAEAPSIDEDLLPPGTDGVEPSQVETSMQLPTSSSNAEKQPGVSSSPDDKPDSGEPAVGSTQPEMSTCGNGEVTEGGASAELITSVKPETSDDAAVDSTQDQHTKENKQTFPAETSSVAAGVESVVSSHEKDADQVDSSNNGVGTATKREDVEMVPESSSEAQEKVVTHPAVSSMQAESSDVATATPSTQNSNEVDSNKVEEQNEDSNKVAERKEAVEETTPVKEVLKENKEAVEEEKEKDTAEEGGEEGEQMETDEAKEVAVASGPRALHKTFSLFMRSVPPNISKADIAAVCKRFAGYLRVALSDPSPDRKFFRRGWITFDRSVSIKEICWDLNNIRLKDVELSPVVNRDLSRRVRPVAGAATAKQVIRDDIKLAAKLIRELDKKAALYEKESREETEAREKAEKEAAEKTEEGEECEAKPTEEVEMPDLPNQNPIIASLSQDATEEEEGEEMELMGTASQGENEEKSEVDLSRDNGLLRVLDRMILYLRVVHSLDYYNGSDYPYEDEMPNRCGIIHVRGQTPDKCTLVEVQEWQKGLNQKLEPFLQQKESLKDEEIVKLGKKDPEAETEKFVEANTQELAKDKWLCPLSGKKFRGPDFVRKHIFNKHMDKVEAVRMEAEFFNSYLSDPKRPHVPEAPAAQRLGPGNQMGQIYGHQHAQGVMGWGPRPQMMMYGPRAPYTPPSYGGYGHEMYGRGHTFPPKPRRFGYGGGGRNKPSERGFHRDPRQLVQYKDLDAPDDAEPF; encoded by the exons ggATGAGCCTTATCACACCTCCAGTGATTACAATGTCCCATATGGAGGCGTTCCCGCACCTCATAACACATGGCCGCAGCCAGAGGTTCAACATATGCCAGCATCACAGCAGGATGCAAGACAGCAGCAACAGCCAAG ACCTGATGTAGAACCCCTGCAGGGACCCCAAGGTGGCCATCATGCTCCAGCCATGATGACATTCAAACAGTTCTTAAATGCACAAGATGACAACATCGGTGATGAAGAAGCTTTCAACAAGTACCAAGAGTACAAACTGGAATTTCGAAAAACTCAAATGAGCGATTTCTTCCAACAACACAAGGGAGAAGAATG gttCCGCACGAAATACCATCCTAAGGAGGCAGCAATTCGTCAAAGGGAatttaagaaagcaatgaaacGGCGGCTGTTTGTCTTTCTGAATTTGTTGAAATCAGGAAGAGTTGACAGTTTGTCGTTGGACATTGATAACTCGGATGCTATTATGAAACTTCTTGATTCAG ttGTTATAAAACTGGAAGGGGGTACTGAAAGTGATCTGGCAGTTTTGGACCGCCCACCATCACCTCTACCGGAAGAGCAAAGACATTCCTCATCTAACCCAGTGATGTCTCCACGTGAAGATGATGTTGCAGATTCATCAGCAGATAGCCAAAAGGAAGGCACTGTGGCTGCATCAACAGGTCTGCAAAGCACACTGAAGGACAATGACAGGG ATCCCATCGCTGAGACTGGCCCTGTGTCACCCTCTTCAGTGCCTCTTCCTTCAGAGCCTCCACCCACATGGGCAAAAGCAGCAGCCacaaagaagaaggagaatgAAGATGTGACCATGATGTCAGTGACAAATCCGACCCCTGAACAGCAGCAGCTGCAGCAACAGGCCCAGCAGTACTATCAGCAACAGCAACTTTATTATCAACAGCAG CATTATGGGAGCTATGATCCACAGCAAACCCAGCAACAAGCATTTGCACAGGACAAGCAACAAGTACCACAGACATCTCAGCCACAATCGGATCAGGCAGACCAACAGCAAGCTGATAAAAAG GACGATGAgcccaaaaagaaaaggaaacgaCGTCATAGGGAGCCTTACTATTACGATGCTATGGATGATGACGAGAGCGAGACTGAGTCGGAATCAGATTCAGAACCCGAGCCAGCCCCTCCAGGGGAAGAAATGTCACCTGTGGAGACTGGTAAGGATGAAGAACTGCTGCCACCAGGGGTGGAGGCTGAGGCACCAAGCATAGATGAGGACTTACTTCCGCCGG GAACTGATGGAGTTGAGCCCAGTCAAGTGGAAACAAGCATGCAGCTGCCAACAAGCTCATCGAATGCCGAAAAACAGCCTGGCGTCTCTTCGTCACCTGATGATAAACCAG ATTCTGGTGAGCCTGCCGTTGGGTCAACTCAGCCAGAGATGAGCACTTGTGGCAATGGCGAGGTAACTGAAGGAGGGGCTTCCGCCGAACTCATCACTTCAGTGAAACCTGAGACATCAG ATGATGCAGCGGTAGATTCGACTCAAGACCAGCACACgaaagaaaacaagcaaaccTTCCCTGCAGAGACCAGCAGTGTTGCTGCTGGAGTGGAGAGCGTGGTTTCTTCACACGAAAAGGATGCCGACCAGGTAGACAGCAGCAATAATGGCGTCGGGACAGCGACGAAACGTGAGGATGTCGAAATGGTCCCTGAATCCAGCAGTGAGGCCCAGGAAAAAGTGGTGACACATCCAGCAGTGTCATCCATGCAGGCAGAGTCATCGGACGTAGCAACTGCGACACCATCCACTCAG AATTCAAACGAAGTCGATTCTAATAAAGTGGAAGAACAAAACGAAGACTCTAACAAAGTTGCTGAAAGGAAAGAAGCTGTTGAAGAAACGACTCCGGTCAAAGAAGTCCTAAAAGAGAACAAAGAAGCTGtcgaagaagagaaagaaaaagataccGCCGAAGAAGGCGGAGAGGAAGGCGAGCAAATGGAAACAGACGAAGCAAAGGAGGTGGCTGTCGCATCTGGGCCGCGTGCATTACACAAGACATTCTCTTTATTCATGAGAAGTGTGCCACCCAATATCTCCAAGGCCGATATTGCTGCT GTTTGTAAGAGATTTGCGGGTTATCTTCGAGTGGCTCTTTCAGATCCCAGTCCAGATAGAAA ATTTTTTAGGCGTGGATGGATCACTTTTGACCGAAGCGTCAGCATAAAAGAGATTTGTTGGGACTTGAATAACATTCGG CTGAAAGACGTGGAACTCAGTCCAGTAGTCAACAGGGATTTGTCTCGGCGTGTTCGGCCGGTAGCTGGCGCTGCAACAGCCAAACAAGTGATACGAGATGACATCAAACTCGCAGCGAAGTTGATCCGCGAACTTGACAAGAAAGCGGCACTTTACGAGAAAGAAAGCAGAGAAGAGACTGAGGCGAGAGAAAAGGCTGAGAAAGAGGCTGCCGAG AAAACCGAAGAAGGCGAGGAATGCGAAGCTAAGCCCACTGAAGAGGTAGAGATGCCAGACCTTCCCAACCAAAATCCTATCATAGCCTCGCTTTCACAAGACGCGACCGAGGAGGAAGAAGGCGAAGAGATGGAGCTCATGGGAACAGCCTCACAAGGGGAGAACGAGGAGAAGTCAGAGGTGGACTTGTCACGTGACAACGGCCTGCTTCGTGTATTGGATCGTATGATTCTGTACCTTCGTGTGGTTCATTCGCTGGATTATTACAATGGATCGGATTATCCTTACGAAGATGAGATGCCCAATCGCTGCGGGATTATACATGTGCGAGGACAAACGCCGGACAAATGCACGCTTGTTGAAG TTCAAGAGTGGCAAAAAGGCTTGAACCAAAAGCTTGAGCCGTTCTTGCAGCAAAAAGAATCGCTTAAAGACGAGGAGATTGTCAAACTCGGCAAGAAAGATCCGGAGGC TGAAACGGAGAAATTCGTTGAGGCGAATACGCAAGAGTTGGCCAAAGACAAATGGCTTTGTCCTTTGAGTGGAAAGAAATTCCGTGGACCCGACTTTGTTCGCAAACATATCTTCAACAAACATATGGATAAAGTGGAAGCCGTTAGAATGGAG GCGGAATTCTTTAATAGCTACTTGTCAGACCCTAAGCGACCTCACGTACCGGAAGCCCCTGCCGCTCAGCGACTGGGGCCTGGGAACCAGATGGGGCAAATCTATGGACACCAGCACGCGCAAGGCGTCATGGGATGGGGACCCAGGCCCCAAATGATGATGTACG GCCCCCGCGCTCCCTATACTCCGCCGAGCTATGGAGGATATGGACACGAGATGTACGGCAGAGGACACACGTTCCCGCCGAAACCGCGCAG ATTCGGATACGGTGGCGGAGGACGAAATAAACCGAGCGAAAG AGGCTTCCATCGTGACCCAAGACAGCTTGTCCAGTATAAAGACCTAGATGCACCAGATGATGCGGAGCCGTTTTAA
- the LOC141859406 gene encoding uncharacterized protein LOC141859406 isoform X3, with protein MVIAFKSLVQMDPRHLLVNRFRTKYHPKEAAIRQREFKKAMKRRLFVFLNLLKSGRVDSLSLDIDNSDAIMKLLDSVVIKLEGGTESDLAVLDRPPSPLPEEQRHSSSNPVMSPREDDVADSSADSQKEGTVAASTGLQSTLKDNDRDPIAETGPVSPSSVPLPSEPPPTWAKAAATKKKENEDVTMMSVTNPTPEQQQLQQQAQQYYQQQQLYYQQQHYGSYDPQQTQQQAFAQDKQQVPQTSQPQSDQADQQQADKKDDEPKKKRKRRHREPYYYDAMDDDESETESESDSEPEPAPPGEEMSPVETGKDEELLPPGVEAEAPSIDEDLLPPGTDGVEPSQVETSMQLPTSSSNAEKQPGVSSSPDDKPDSGEPAVGSTQPEMSTCGNGEVTEGGASAELITSVKPETSDDAAVDSTQDQHTKENKQTFPAETSSVAAGVESVVSSHEKDADQVDSSNNGVGTATKREDVEMVPESSSEAQEKVVTHPAVSSMQAESSDVATATPSTQNSNEVDSNKVEEQNEDSNKVAERKEAVEETTPVKEVLKENKEAVEEEKEKDTAEEGGEEGEQMETDEAKEVAVASGPRALHKTFSLFMRSVPPNISKADIAAVCKRFAGYLRVALSDPSPDRKFFRRGWITFDRSVSIKEICWDLNNIRLKDVELSPVVNRDLSRRVRPVAGAATAKQVIRDDIKLAAKLIRELDKKAALYEKESREETEAREKAEKEAAEKTEEGEECEAKPTEEVEMPDLPNQNPIIASLSQDATEEEEGEEMELMGTASQGENEEKSEVDLSRDNGLLRVLDRMILYLRVVHSLDYYNGSDYPYEDEMPNRCGIIHVRGQTPDKCTLVEVQEWQKGLNQKLEPFLQQKESLKDEEIVKLGKKDPEAETEKFVEANTQELAKDKWLCPLSGKKFRGPDFVRKHIFNKHMDKVEAVRMEAEFFNSYLSDPKRPHVPEAPAAQRLGPGNQMGQIYGHQHAQGVMGWGPRPQMMMYGPRAPYTPPSYGGYGHEMYGRGHTFPPKPRRFGYGGGGRNKPSERGFHRDPRQLVQYKDLDAPDDAEPF; from the exons atggTTATTGCGTTTAAAAGTCTAGTACAAATGGATCCAAGGCATCTCCTGGTGAACAG gttCCGCACGAAATACCATCCTAAGGAGGCAGCAATTCGTCAAAGGGAatttaagaaagcaatgaaacGGCGGCTGTTTGTCTTTCTGAATTTGTTGAAATCAGGAAGAGTTGACAGTTTGTCGTTGGACATTGATAACTCGGATGCTATTATGAAACTTCTTGATTCAG ttGTTATAAAACTGGAAGGGGGTACTGAAAGTGATCTGGCAGTTTTGGACCGCCCACCATCACCTCTACCGGAAGAGCAAAGACATTCCTCATCTAACCCAGTGATGTCTCCACGTGAAGATGATGTTGCAGATTCATCAGCAGATAGCCAAAAGGAAGGCACTGTGGCTGCATCAACAGGTCTGCAAAGCACACTGAAGGACAATGACAGGG ATCCCATCGCTGAGACTGGCCCTGTGTCACCCTCTTCAGTGCCTCTTCCTTCAGAGCCTCCACCCACATGGGCAAAAGCAGCAGCCacaaagaagaaggagaatgAAGATGTGACCATGATGTCAGTGACAAATCCGACCCCTGAACAGCAGCAGCTGCAGCAACAGGCCCAGCAGTACTATCAGCAACAGCAACTTTATTATCAACAGCAG CATTATGGGAGCTATGATCCACAGCAAACCCAGCAACAAGCATTTGCACAGGACAAGCAACAAGTACCACAGACATCTCAGCCACAATCGGATCAGGCAGACCAACAGCAAGCTGATAAAAAG GACGATGAgcccaaaaagaaaaggaaacgaCGTCATAGGGAGCCTTACTATTACGATGCTATGGATGATGACGAGAGCGAGACTGAGTCGGAATCAGATTCAGAACCCGAGCCAGCCCCTCCAGGGGAAGAAATGTCACCTGTGGAGACTGGTAAGGATGAAGAACTGCTGCCACCAGGGGTGGAGGCTGAGGCACCAAGCATAGATGAGGACTTACTTCCGCCGG GAACTGATGGAGTTGAGCCCAGTCAAGTGGAAACAAGCATGCAGCTGCCAACAAGCTCATCGAATGCCGAAAAACAGCCTGGCGTCTCTTCGTCACCTGATGATAAACCAG ATTCTGGTGAGCCTGCCGTTGGGTCAACTCAGCCAGAGATGAGCACTTGTGGCAATGGCGAGGTAACTGAAGGAGGGGCTTCCGCCGAACTCATCACTTCAGTGAAACCTGAGACATCAG ATGATGCAGCGGTAGATTCGACTCAAGACCAGCACACgaaagaaaacaagcaaaccTTCCCTGCAGAGACCAGCAGTGTTGCTGCTGGAGTGGAGAGCGTGGTTTCTTCACACGAAAAGGATGCCGACCAGGTAGACAGCAGCAATAATGGCGTCGGGACAGCGACGAAACGTGAGGATGTCGAAATGGTCCCTGAATCCAGCAGTGAGGCCCAGGAAAAAGTGGTGACACATCCAGCAGTGTCATCCATGCAGGCAGAGTCATCGGACGTAGCAACTGCGACACCATCCACTCAG AATTCAAACGAAGTCGATTCTAATAAAGTGGAAGAACAAAACGAAGACTCTAACAAAGTTGCTGAAAGGAAAGAAGCTGTTGAAGAAACGACTCCGGTCAAAGAAGTCCTAAAAGAGAACAAAGAAGCTGtcgaagaagagaaagaaaaagataccGCCGAAGAAGGCGGAGAGGAAGGCGAGCAAATGGAAACAGACGAAGCAAAGGAGGTGGCTGTCGCATCTGGGCCGCGTGCATTACACAAGACATTCTCTTTATTCATGAGAAGTGTGCCACCCAATATCTCCAAGGCCGATATTGCTGCT GTTTGTAAGAGATTTGCGGGTTATCTTCGAGTGGCTCTTTCAGATCCCAGTCCAGATAGAAA ATTTTTTAGGCGTGGATGGATCACTTTTGACCGAAGCGTCAGCATAAAAGAGATTTGTTGGGACTTGAATAACATTCGG CTGAAAGACGTGGAACTCAGTCCAGTAGTCAACAGGGATTTGTCTCGGCGTGTTCGGCCGGTAGCTGGCGCTGCAACAGCCAAACAAGTGATACGAGATGACATCAAACTCGCAGCGAAGTTGATCCGCGAACTTGACAAGAAAGCGGCACTTTACGAGAAAGAAAGCAGAGAAGAGACTGAGGCGAGAGAAAAGGCTGAGAAAGAGGCTGCCGAG AAAACCGAAGAAGGCGAGGAATGCGAAGCTAAGCCCACTGAAGAGGTAGAGATGCCAGACCTTCCCAACCAAAATCCTATCATAGCCTCGCTTTCACAAGACGCGACCGAGGAGGAAGAAGGCGAAGAGATGGAGCTCATGGGAACAGCCTCACAAGGGGAGAACGAGGAGAAGTCAGAGGTGGACTTGTCACGTGACAACGGCCTGCTTCGTGTATTGGATCGTATGATTCTGTACCTTCGTGTGGTTCATTCGCTGGATTATTACAATGGATCGGATTATCCTTACGAAGATGAGATGCCCAATCGCTGCGGGATTATACATGTGCGAGGACAAACGCCGGACAAATGCACGCTTGTTGAAG TTCAAGAGTGGCAAAAAGGCTTGAACCAAAAGCTTGAGCCGTTCTTGCAGCAAAAAGAATCGCTTAAAGACGAGGAGATTGTCAAACTCGGCAAGAAAGATCCGGAGGC TGAAACGGAGAAATTCGTTGAGGCGAATACGCAAGAGTTGGCCAAAGACAAATGGCTTTGTCCTTTGAGTGGAAAGAAATTCCGTGGACCCGACTTTGTTCGCAAACATATCTTCAACAAACATATGGATAAAGTGGAAGCCGTTAGAATGGAG GCGGAATTCTTTAATAGCTACTTGTCAGACCCTAAGCGACCTCACGTACCGGAAGCCCCTGCCGCTCAGCGACTGGGGCCTGGGAACCAGATGGGGCAAATCTATGGACACCAGCACGCGCAAGGCGTCATGGGATGGGGACCCAGGCCCCAAATGATGATGTACG GCCCCCGCGCTCCCTATACTCCGCCGAGCTATGGAGGATATGGACACGAGATGTACGGCAGAGGACACACGTTCCCGCCGAAACCGCGCAG ATTCGGATACGGTGGCGGAGGACGAAATAAACCGAGCGAAAG AGGCTTCCATCGTGACCCAAGACAGCTTGTCCAGTATAAAGACCTAGATGCACCAGATGATGCGGAGCCGTTTTAA